CGAATCCGTCCGGTCGTACCCGCCCGCCGCGCGGCTGAGTTTGTCCCCGAGGTCCCGCGACACTCTGGCCATACCGGTTCCCGCAGCTCGACGCGCGTTGAGCGCGGCCTCGACGGCGGCTGCCGTCGACGACGAAATCGGCCCGTGCGTCACGCGCACCGAGGCGTCGACACCGTCGACCACTCCGGTAGCCACCGCAAGGCCGGTCGCAGCCAGGCTGTGTTTGGCCGATAGCTCGTGCAAATGAGCGGTGGCAACCCGCAAATCACCCGCCATGAAATTCCCCTCGATCCCTGTCCCCGGATTCTTACCTGTCGATCACGGCCGCAGATCCGGGTACACCGCGATCTAATGTAGCCGCCGCTGCCATGTACAGCTGGCCCTGCTCAAAATCCGCCCCGACATGCACCGGAGCCGGGCCTGCCAGGCCGCCACCGGCGGCCACGGCTTCGAGGTCGGGCGGCAGTGTCTTGGCAGGTTCGTCCTCTACCCCGGCGTCCGGTGCATCGGCCGGTTCACCCGTTCGATCTGCCCCGAACGCGTCCCCTGCCTGGCCTTTTTCGGGCTCGCCGTCCTTCTCGCGACCGTCCTCGTCCTTATCCTTGCCTTCTGCGGACTCGTCCTGGCCGGACGCCTCGGACTTGTCGCGGTCCCGGTCCTCGTCCTGGCCAAACTCGTCCGCGTCGGCAATGGCATCTCCCGATGCCTTGTCGAGCTGGCCGCCGCCGGGCTGTCCGGCGGCCTGCCCGGCCATCTGGGCCGCCTGGGTCCCCGCCTGGCCGGCCACCTGCGCGGCCTGACCGAAGGCCTGCAACAGCCCGCCCAGAATCCCACCGAGCGGACCCACCAATGAGCCCAGGATCCCGCCGAGCGCCCCGGCGGCGTCGGCCGCCGCAGCTGGCGGAGGAGCAGCCCCCGCCGTCGACATGTTCGCCGGCATCGAGGGTGCCGCCGCCGGGCCCGCCGAGCCCGTCGGTGCTCCCGCCCCGCCACCTCCGGTCGGGGAATCTCCGGTCGGGGAACCGCCTCCTCCGCCGCCAGCCGAGCCACCCGGCGCGGTGGCCCCGGCATCTTCCGATTCCGGGCCGGCCTGCGGATCGTCGACCGGCGGCCCGAACTCCGCGCCATTGGGTGCGGCGCCGCCGGCCAGTGTCTCGTATTGCGTCGCCGCGGAACGCAGTACAGCTGCGTTCTGATCGACATGCCCACTCAGGGTTTTCAGGTCGCCACTTGAGTCGCCGACCGCCTTGGCCACCATCGCGAATTCCGCTGACATCTGCGCGGCCGTCCCGAACCCCGGAATGATGCCCGCGCTCGTGGTGAGCAGACTCATCGCGCCCAGCCAGTCGGAATGCCCGTCGAGGCTGTCGCGGGCGGCGGCGATCTGCCCGGCCTCGGTGGCCAGCACGCCGGCCACCATGTGGTCCAGCCCGAGCATCGTCTGGACCCGCCCCACCTGCTCGGTGTTGCGGCCCGCATAGGCGGCCGCCCCGCCGCTGTTCCACGTGTCCTCCGGGAAAGCCGAGACGAGCACCTGCCCGACGGCGCCCATCTTGTCGGCACCCTCATCGAAGCGTTGTCCGGTCTCCGGATCCCCGACTCCGGTGCTGTGCTTCATCGACTCGATGGTCTGTTGACCGGCGACCAGGATCGGCGACCTGGCGACTCGGATCAGGCGCTGGCCGAGGTCGACGATCTGGCTACCGGCCCTGGCGGCGCGCTCGGTCCACTTCAGGTTGTTTTCGATCACGCCTTTGCCGAGATCGGCAATATCGCCCCACAGTCCCATGCCCCGTATCCCCTTCGCCGGAACAGAGATTACCAGCGCATCTGACCCGGTCAGCGCACCAATTTGGGCCGTCCGAGGGGGCCGCGACAATGGCTCGGGAACTCCTTCCGACCACTGTTTATTGCAGTTGAGGAATCGTTTTTGGCTACCTCCGCGCAGGAGTGCGGTGCTTCGCCGGCCGGCTCGCGCGACGGCTCGATGCCCGGATGCCGTCAGGCACCTCCCCAGCCGCGTTCCAGTGTCGTCATGTCATGTGCCGACGTTTGCCGTGCGAATTTGCTGCGGCGTAATTTCGCGTGGATTACCGACGGATCGTGCAGGCCGGACAGGTTGTAGTCGATACTTGAACCCGGTCAAAGTTCCCGTGTGTGAGTTCCGGAGGAGATTCAGGCGTGCCCGACCCCGACGACACCTTGCGTAGAGAGCTCGGCTGGACGGGTCCGGAGGAATCCCATTTCGAGCCCGATACGCGACCGACCCGCCGGAAGCCGCCCGAGCCGCCGTCGATACCCGGCCGTCCGCCGGTCAATTTCGTGCCGTCGAAGGCGCCGGAGAACACCGATCCCGACGATTCCGGACCATCGCAGGGCGTACCCACCGATCCGGATGCCGAGCGCGCGCGCACCACATTCCGTGAGGCGCCTCCCGCACCGCCGGCCCCGCCACAACAACAGGCCCCGCCGCAGCCGCCGGCGCCATCCGCACCGCCTCATCAGCCTCCGAAGCCTCCGCATGACGCTCATCCGGCGCCTCCCAGCCAGGCACCGCGCCCCAGCCATCCGGAAGCCCGTCCCGATCCGTGGGAGCAGCACCCGCCCGGCTGGCAGCTTCCGTCGCAGCGGCCGCCCGGCCCCGGCGGCCCGCCGCAGCAGCCGTACGGACCTCCGCCCGGCCAACCCTGGCCCGCCGAAGGCGGATTCGCGCCGGATCCGGGCGCCGCGGCCCCCGGTGTACCGCCCCTGCCCACCGGCTCGTACGCCGACCGCATCCGGGTCAACGATCTGGTTCCGCCGAAGCGTCAGCCACCGGGCAGCGGTTGGCGACTGTTCGTGTACCGGGCCACCTTCGGGCTGGTCAATCCCGGGCCCTCACCCGAAGATCTCCGTCAGGCCGAGTTGGAGGCCAAGATCAAGGGGATCCTGCGCGGCCACTACAAGGTCGGGGTGATGGGCAAGGGCGGCGTCGGTAAGACGACCGTCTCGGCCAGCGTCGGATCGATCTTCGCCCAGCTGCGCCAGGACGATCGCGTGGTGGCGATCGACGCCGACACGTCGTTCGGCAAGCTCGGCAGCCGCGTCGACCCCCAGGCGCAGAGCTCGTACTGGGAGCTCGCCAACGACAAACACCTGGACTCGTTCGCCGATGTGCGCAGCCGGGTCGGGAACAACGCCGCCGGGCTGTTCGTGCTGGCCGGCGAGGGCACCCCGGCCCGCCGCCGGGTGCTCGACGCGGCCATCTATCGCGAGGCCACCACCCGGCTGGACAGACATTTCTCGATCTCGGTGGTGGACTGCAGCTCGACCATGGACTCGCCGGTCACCCAGGAGGTGCTGCGCGACCTCGACGGGTTGATCGTGGTGTCCTCACCGTGGGTCGACGGTGCCGCCACGGCCGGGCAGACGCTGGACTGGCTGGCCGCGCACGAGATGACGGGCCTGTTGCAGCGGACTGTCGTGGTGCTCAACGATTCCGACGGTCACGCCGACAAGCGCACCCGCTCCATCTTGGCCGGGCAGTTCTCCGGTCAGGGACAGCGGGTGATCGAGGTGCCTTTCGACGGGCATCTGCGGCCCGGTGGCGTCGTCGATCCGCGAGAGATGTCGACCGCGACGCGGCGCAAGTTCCTCGAGATCGCCGCCGCCCTGGCCGAGCACTTCCCCACCGCCGACGACCGGCGGGACCACTAGCCGGGCACCGCGTCAGCGCATCGCGCCGATCAGCGCCTCCAAGGCGTGGACGGCGGGGGCGTCGACTGGGTATTCCGCCTCGGCACGGGCCACCGTGTCCTCGGAAACACCCGCAGCCGTTGCTGTTTCACCGATAGTCAGGTTCGCCTGCCGACGCGCGGCATACAGGCGCTGCCCGAGCGTGGCCCCGGGCGCGGTCGCGGCGAGGGTGGTCAGCTCATCGATCTGGCGCCGCACCGCGCTCAGCGCCTTGATCAGTGCGGGGGTCACCATGCTCAGCCGCGCGGCACGGGCGGCCACCGCCTCGAGCTGACGCAGATCGGCCAGCACGGACGTGACCCGCGGGGTGAACTCGGGCTCGCCTACCGCCGGCAATGTGGCGATCGTCGATTCCAGGGTGTTCACCGCCGTCAGGACTGCCTGTGCGATCAGCGGTACCTCGTCACTGGCCGGCGGCGTGGTCGCCAGCGGGGCAGCGGTCGGCTGCATGGTGACGACGGTCGGCGTATCGACGGGTGCCGGTGCGGGCATCGCGGGATCGGGCACCGGCCCGCCCTGGCGCAGCCGGGCGATGGTGCCGGGCGGCCAGCGCAACACTTCTTCGAGCTTGAGCCGCGTGCGCTCGCGGGGCCAGCTGCGGCCCTTCTCGAACGAGATGAGGGCGCCGGCGTTGATGATCCCGTCGGCGGCGAGGCTGCGCTGGCTGATGTCGAGTTCACGGCGTCTGGCCGCGGCTGCGGCGCCAGCGCGGATAAGTCCGACATCGAACTCGCCCGTGGCGAGATCGTACTCAGCGTCGGTCATACGGGGCTGTTTCCTCGCCGATGTGCTCAGCCTCAGCCAGGTGCTGAAGCGGTTGCCGGGACCCATCAATCCTAACCCCAGACCGAAGCACCGCTACGCAATGGGTTTTTCGCATCCGTAGCAAACAACCCCGACGCTACGGCTTTCCTTCCTGGCCGACCACGCTCGCGCTACGGGTACATCAAGGTACCTGTCGGCGTTCTGACGTGCGGTTTTAGATCTAAAGCCTCTTTCCCCAGGTGGCCGCACATCGTTACCAATGCAAATTTCCGTAGCGTTGCACCGCTGCGGTTTGGATCAAACTGTTGCATCGCTACGGTTCTTGCTATAGCGTTCCTCCCAACGCGGCAGACACCGCAACAGAAGCCCTAACAGGAGCAGCAGATGAACGCACTGATGGCCAACGGCATCCCGCTCGGCGTGTGCACCAGTGACCCGGAGCGGTGGACCTCCACCCCCGACGATCAGGCCAAGGTCATCTGCCGGGAGTGCCCCCGGCGCTGGCTGTGTGCCCGCGAGGCCTGCGAACTGCCCCGCGCTGAAGGACTTTGGGCCGGCATCATGGTTCCCGAGGGAGGCCGCGGCCGCAGCTTCGCGCTCAAGCAGCTGCGCTCGCTGGCCGAGCGCAACGGCTACCCGGTGCGCAAGCTGGGCCTGGTCTTCCCCGAAGCCGCCTGATCCTGTAGCCCGCGCAACTCACCAGTACTTTTGTCTGGCCCTTGCGCTGCCGATTCGAGGGGACGGCAGGGCAGGGGCAAGTTTCCATCGGGGGAGGAATAGGGGCCCGGGGTGTGTCGTTACACCTGCGGATGGTGTCGGGCATTGCCCCGGGCCCCACACCAGAACCGTCGCTTCGAGCGACCACTCGCCGAGAGGCGCAGTGACGGCACCGTCCCCAACTTCTTCTACTGCTCGAGCGTGGCGATCACCGCTTCGAGCAACGCATCCACTTCGTCTTCGTTGTAGCCGCGCTGAAACATCGGCGGCTTCGGGAACGTGATGTTGCGGACGTCGTCGGCACCGAGGTGCCCGCGCCCGTCGAGTCGCCGGGCGACCAGCGCGAGAAAATCATCCACCGACTTCTTGTCGTAACCCCGCTTGCCCAGCGGCGGTTTCGAAAGCTCGGTGCTGCGAACATCTTCGGCAGTCAATCCCCCGCTCATGCGGGTCATGCTAACCGCGACCGGTTCGCCCGAACGCGATTACCGTGAGGTTCATGAGCAATACCGATACGGCGCCAGCCGAGGTCACCTGCGCCAACTCGGAGTTCACCGGAGTCCTGCACCCGCGCGAGGTGCCGCTGGGCGGGCCGCGCGCGATCCTGGTCCGGCGCACCCTGCCCCAACGGGACCGCTCCATGATCGGCGCGTGGTGTTTCGCCGACCACTACGGTCCGCACGACGTCCGCGCTGCCGGTAGAGGCATGGATGTGCCGCCCCATCCGCATACCGGATTACAAACGGTGAGTTGGCTTTTCGAAGGCCTCATCGAACACCGCGACAGCGCCGGGGTGCATGCCATGGTGCGTCCGGGTGAGCTCAACCTGATGACCGCGGGTGCCGGTATCTGCCACTCGGAGGTCTCGACGCCCCAGACGACGATCCTGCACGGCGTACAGCTGTGGGTGGCCCTGCCCGATTCGGCCCGCGACACCGGGCGCGACTTCGCCCACTACGCGCCGCCGCCACGGACCGTCGACAGCGCCACCCTCCGGGTGTTCCTCGGCGAACTGGCCGACTCATCGTCCCCGGTTCACACCTTCACGCCGCTGCTTGGCGCTCAGATCGACCTGGACCCCGGGGCGGTCCTGACGCTCGACGTCGACCCCGCCTTCGAACACGGCGTACTGCTCGACCAGGGCGTAATCGAGGTGTGCGGCACGAGGCTCGCCGTGGCCGAACTGGCCTACCAGGCACCGGGACGCGCACAGCTGCAGTTGACCAACCGCGGCGACGGCCCGGCCCGGGCCATCCTGCTCGGTGGGCCGCCGTTCACCGAGGAACTGGTGATGTGGTGGAACTTCGTCGGCCGCAGCCACGACGACATCGTGACCTACCGCGAGCTGTGGCAGGCCAACGACGCACGCTTCGGCGATGTCCAGGGCTACGAAGGCCGCGTCACGCGGCTTCCCGCGCCGCCGTTACCCAACGGGCGGCTCAAGCCGCGTCCGCGGCCGTCGGGCTAGGCGTTCAGAAACTCGGCGGTGCTGCCACCGACCGGCATCTCGGGCAGCCCGAGCTTGCGGTGGTCCCAGCTGCGCTGCCGGCTGGGCACCACCCGCACCGCGATGCGGTTGTTCATCATCTGGTCGACGAACGGGCGCATCTCCTCGGTGTAGGGCCCGGTGTAGCGCTCCCACACGCTGATGCCCACGCGCAGAATCGTTTCCGGATCATCGACGATCTCGGCGGTGCCGTCGATCGACACGCCGCGCAGGGTGTCGTAGGTGTCGCCGTCCTCGATCATCACCGTGATCGTGGGGTCGCGGCGCAGATTGACCGCCTTCTGCGACTTGGCCTTGGTCTCGAACCAGATCTCACCGTCGAGCACCGCGTACCACATGGCGACCAGGTGGGGTCGGCCGCTGGGCAGCACCGTGGCCATCGTCGCGGTCCGGCTGCGTTCGATGAATTCGGCGATCTCGTCGTCGCTCATGACGATCTTCGTGCGCTCGTTCTTGCCCACCTGTCACCTCTCTGCTCGGTCAGCCCACCATAGCCATGGGGCTACAGCACCCCGAACTGCGAGGTCACCCACCGCACCGGGTCCACGCACCGGAAGGGGGCAATACCCCTGGCGTGCAGGCGGTTTCCGCT
This genomic window from Mycolicibacterium neworleansense contains:
- a CDS encoding ESX-1 secretion-associated protein, with translation MAGDLRVATAHLHELSAKHSLAATGLAVATGVVDGVDASVRVTHGPISSSTAAAVEAALNARRAAGTGMARVSRDLGDKLSRAAGGYDRTDSTMTGALRGTVR
- a CDS encoding EspA/EspE family type VII secretion system effector gives rise to the protein MGLWGDIADLGKGVIENNLKWTERAARAGSQIVDLGQRLIRVARSPILVAGQQTIESMKHSTGVGDPETGQRFDEGADKMGAVGQVLVSAFPEDTWNSGGAAAYAGRNTEQVGRVQTMLGLDHMVAGVLATEAGQIAAARDSLDGHSDWLGAMSLLTTSAGIIPGFGTAAQMSAEFAMVAKAVGDSSGDLKTLSGHVDQNAAVLRSAATQYETLAGGAAPNGAEFGPPVDDPQAGPESEDAGATAPGGSAGGGGGGSPTGDSPTGGGGAGAPTGSAGPAAAPSMPANMSTAGAAPPPAAAADAAGALGGILGSLVGPLGGILGGLLQAFGQAAQVAGQAGTQAAQMAGQAAGQPGGGQLDKASGDAIADADEFGQDEDRDRDKSEASGQDESAEGKDKDEDGREKDGEPEKGQAGDAFGADRTGEPADAPDAGVEDEPAKTLPPDLEAVAAGGGLAGPAPVHVGADFEQGQLYMAAAATLDRGVPGSAAVIDR
- a CDS encoding MinD/ParA family ATP-binding protein, which encodes MPDPDDTLRRELGWTGPEESHFEPDTRPTRRKPPEPPSIPGRPPVNFVPSKAPENTDPDDSGPSQGVPTDPDAERARTTFREAPPAPPAPPQQQAPPQPPAPSAPPHQPPKPPHDAHPAPPSQAPRPSHPEARPDPWEQHPPGWQLPSQRPPGPGGPPQQPYGPPPGQPWPAEGGFAPDPGAAAPGVPPLPTGSYADRIRVNDLVPPKRQPPGSGWRLFVYRATFGLVNPGPSPEDLRQAELEAKIKGILRGHYKVGVMGKGGVGKTTVSASVGSIFAQLRQDDRVVAIDADTSFGKLGSRVDPQAQSSYWELANDKHLDSFADVRSRVGNNAAGLFVLAGEGTPARRRVLDAAIYREATTRLDRHFSISVVDCSSTMDSPVTQEVLRDLDGLIVVSSPWVDGAATAGQTLDWLAAHEMTGLLQRTVVVLNDSDGHADKRTRSILAGQFSGQGQRVIEVPFDGHLRPGGVVDPREMSTATRRKFLEIAAALAEHFPTADDRRDH
- a CDS encoding helix-turn-helix domain-containing protein, which encodes MTDAEYDLATGEFDVGLIRAGAAAAARRRELDISQRSLAADGIINAGALISFEKGRSWPRERTRLKLEEVLRWPPGTIARLRQGGPVPDPAMPAPAPVDTPTVVTMQPTAAPLATTPPASDEVPLIAQAVLTAVNTLESTIATLPAVGEPEFTPRVTSVLADLRQLEAVAARAARLSMVTPALIKALSAVRRQIDELTTLAATAPGATLGQRLYAARRQANLTIGETATAAGVSEDTVARAEAEYPVDAPAVHALEALIGAMR
- a CDS encoding WhiB family transcriptional regulator; the encoded protein is MNALMANGIPLGVCTSDPERWTSTPDDQAKVICRECPRRWLCAREACELPRAEGLWAGIMVPEGGRGRSFALKQLRSLAERNGYPVRKLGLVFPEAA
- a CDS encoding DivIVA domain-containing protein, translating into MTRMSGGLTAEDVRSTELSKPPLGKRGYDKKSVDDFLALVARRLDGRGHLGADDVRNITFPKPPMFQRGYNEDEVDALLEAVIATLEQ
- a CDS encoding pirin family protein, which produces MSNTDTAPAEVTCANSEFTGVLHPREVPLGGPRAILVRRTLPQRDRSMIGAWCFADHYGPHDVRAAGRGMDVPPHPHTGLQTVSWLFEGLIEHRDSAGVHAMVRPGELNLMTAGAGICHSEVSTPQTTILHGVQLWVALPDSARDTGRDFAHYAPPPRTVDSATLRVFLGELADSSSPVHTFTPLLGAQIDLDPGAVLTLDVDPAFEHGVLLDQGVIEVCGTRLAVAELAYQAPGRAQLQLTNRGDGPARAILLGGPPFTEELVMWWNFVGRSHDDIVTYRELWQANDARFGDVQGYEGRVTRLPAPPLPNGRLKPRPRPSG
- a CDS encoding pyridoxamine 5'-phosphate oxidase family protein, producing MGKNERTKIVMSDDEIAEFIERSRTATMATVLPSGRPHLVAMWYAVLDGEIWFETKAKSQKAVNLRRDPTITVMIEDGDTYDTLRGVSIDGTAEIVDDPETILRVGISVWERYTGPYTEEMRPFVDQMMNNRIAVRVVPSRQRSWDHRKLGLPEMPVGGSTAEFLNA